From Homalodisca vitripennis isolate AUS2020 chromosome 1, UT_GWSS_2.1, whole genome shotgun sequence, the proteins below share one genomic window:
- the LOC124370786 gene encoding protein TANC2 isoform X6 — protein sequence MPFDKGKKRKLIDTCGHERCYSCMFRNEACPLCTGDDPDVLPAKKASGLRGSHTALCNSDMKGSRPQVKTNGHFTTYMQTRNNEGTQDWVSPSRLPRPGRSDTCCNTNTMTQSCPTPPQIRKKFFLSPKSLRSSWGLRGSSRVPADNALSVIISPTAAAMPDNRRWSSVVLDKIKSLWFVGGVSAMTGLNQLSDDEGGNIKPVCQPKKSSQSDLYMRLGLLLGDNPRRSRSANRSSHSHDSISSLASLEAGTLASSNTSPVSTLTGSSEADAHRNMKEPSSDSVGSLMSMSGHSNCSSSPLSRRHSVTTTQPGHIEELTAFRNRRQSIRRSARSGSVKGPIDPKVRFAQYRTQQLTLKPLFFEVPLQEPDPLFVGRHWLVRRLEEGLAAQGPGALLTGLPGTGKTALLLELVDYSCFGRRHHRDQSYKQELYVCNGKDRPAQSPNTSQSIYCQINLVSERIKHLASHVVAYHFCQADNNTTCLVPDFIHSIAAQLCQAPQLSAYKDYLQSEPHLQVSLSLKECIASPDVAWQRGIIEPLCSLRRVGKLAACQRAVILVDALCEAEYHRPDTGDTLAAFLSRHAPTCPPWIKFILTVRTHLDEVMPPLPFHRISMDISSSNCENVQKDLLDYINFRVSNSPSIQSNVVPGSAGQFRLCQHLVGLAQGSFLFAKLTLDLIERGQLVAKSASYKVLPVTLAQIYLLHFNLRFPTIKSFEKVSAILSICLAALYPLTLLEIYYSVNALCTTEFLTWEEFLQRFKLLSGLLVKRLDNTYMFFHPSFREWLIRRDDGESNKFICDLRSGHAGIALRLSRLQVPLDAERTLELGHHILKAHLYKNMTLHKNSSRDLQAHWIASVSADVSEALCSLRNIYSPNVKVSRLLLLSGANADHTTEFLGQAPALCLFAHEGAGEMVSLLLEFGATLDSPNSQGCTALGLAGGRGHMEVVRLLVGAGASLGRSDTAGRCALVHAARNGHLDVVAYLLACDWVMTPDAADVELREAAQQALVAAAAQGHNEIVEYLLDMSEVVPDGQDSLTGETALTVAACNGCHSVCSTLLNRGANIAVPNQKDMTALLLAVREGHWAVAERLLQHHAPLEQADSQGRTPLMMAAAESHVGLLELLLDKGADLTREDCDGLTALGWACVRGRGQAAQVLLDRGAEINKADKTGRIPLDLAAAQGNPTLVQMLLERGAMLEHVDMSGMRPLDRAIACRNVPVVQTFLRRGAKLGPTTWTMANGKIDIMLVLLNKLLEDGNVLYRKGRLKEAAHRYNYALNKFPPVETLDATFHQLRINFLLNNSRCKRKLNEPSEAVELATQVLKQRSDSYEAYYARAKARIDLRLFEDALCDVQEAILLLPPQNRDIRRVLLNLRDEVRAGTMTTSLDTLNQTETSL from the exons ATGCCGTTTGACAAGGGCAAGAAGAGGAAGCTCATAGATACTTGCGGCCATGAGCGCTGCTACTCATGCATGTTCCGTAATGAGGCCTGCCCTCTCTGTACCGGTGACGATCCCGATG TGCTTCCTGCCAAGAAAGCATCAGGTCTGAGAGGATCTCACACAGCGCTGTGCAATTCGGACATGAAGGGCTCTCGGCCTCAAGTCAAAACCAACGGCCACTTCACCACTTACATGCAG ACAAGGAACAATGAAGGCACGCAGGACTGGGTCTCTCCGAGCCGACTGCCCAGACCTGGCAGATCCGATACCTGTTGTAATACGAACACCATGACACAGA GTTGTCCAACGCCACCTCAAATCCGTAAGAAGTTTTTTCTTAGTCCAAAGTCACTGCGGAGTTCATGGGGTCTTCGAGGATCATCTAGAGTACCTGCTGACAATGCACTCTCTG TGATCATTTCACCCACGGCAGCTGCGATGCCTGACAATCGTCGTTGGTCGTCAGTTGTTCTCGACAAAATAAAGTCGCTCTGGTTCGTCGGAGGTGTATCAGCCATGACTGGGCTCAACCAACTTTCAG ATGATGAGGGAGGCAACATCAAGCCTGTCTGCCAGCCCAAGAAGAGCTCCCAGAGTGACCTCTACATGAGGCTGGGTCTGCTGTTGGGCGATAATCCACGGCGGAGCAGGTCTGCCAATCGTAGCTCCCACAGCCATGACTCCATCTCGTCCTTGGCAAGCCTGGAAGCTGGAACTCTTGCATCTTCCAACACCAGCCCTGTCTCCACCCTCACAG GTTCCTCGGAAGCTGATGCCCACCGAAACATGAAGGAGCCATCCTCTGACAGTGTCGGCTCTCTCATGTCCATGTCTGGACACAGCAACTGCTCCTCCAGTCCACTCAGTCGTCGCCACTCTGTCACCA CCACCCAACCTGGTCACATCGAGGAGTTGACAGCATTCCGCAACAGACGTCAGTCCATCAGACGCTCTGCTCGCTCCGGTTCTGTCAAGGGACCTATTGATCCTAAAG TGAGGTTTGCGCAATACCGTACACAGCAGCTGACGTTGAAGCCTCTGTTCTTCGAAGTGCCACTGCAGGAACCAGACCCACTGTTTGTCGGCCGGCACTGGCTGGTACGTCGACTGGAGGAAGGGCTGGCAGCACAGGGACCCGGTGCACTGCTCACTGGTTTGCCTGGTACTGGCAAGACAGCATTGCTGCTGGAACTGGTAGATTACAGTTGTTTTGGCCGTCGTCATCATCGTGACCAATCCTACAAGCAAG AGCTGTATGTGTGTAATGGCAAGGACAGGCCAGCTCAATCACCTAACACCTCACAGAGTATCTACTGCCAGATCAATCTAGTCTCCGAGAGGATAAAACACCTTGCATCACATGTTGTCGCTTACCATTTCTGTCAG GCGGACAACAATACAACGTGTCTGGTTCCTGACTTCATCCACTCCATAGCAGCCCAACTGTGTCAGGCACCTCAGCTTTCTGCTTACAAAGACTATCTTCAGAGCGAACCTCACTTGCAG GTCTCTCTGTCCCTGAAAGAATGTATAGCATCACCAGACGTAGCATGGCAGCGGGGCATTATTGAGCCACTGTGTAGTTTGCGCCGTGTGGGAAAACTAGCAGCGTGTCAGCGAGCAGTGATACTCGTGGATGCGCTCTGCGAGGCAGAATACCACCGGCCCGACACGGGGGATACTCTGGCAGCGTTTCTGTCTCGACATGCTCCGACCTGCCCACCTTGGATCAAGTTCATCCTAACTGTCAGAACCCACCTGGATGAGGTCATGCCTCCCCTCCCATTCCATAGGATCAG CATGGACATTTCAAGCAGCAACTGTGAGAACGTTCAAAAGGATCTCTTGGACTACATCAACTTCCGAGTGAGCAACAGCCCTAGTATCCAGAGTAACGTTGTCCCTGGCAGTGCCGGTCAGTTCCGTCTCTGTCAACACTTAGTGGGGCTTGCTCAGGGTTCATTCTTGTTTGCCAAACTCACCCTGGATCTCATAGAGAGAGGACAACTCGTCGCCAAGTCCGCGAGCTACAAGGTGCTGCCTGTTACCCTCGCCCAGATATATCTGCTCCACTTCAACCTACGCTTTCCTACCATCAAGTCTTTCGAAAAG gtcTCTGCTATTTTGAGTATATGTCTGGCAGCTCTGTACCCACTTACGCTCCTGGAGATTTACTACTCTGTCAACGCCCTGTGCACTACTGAATTCCTAACCTGGGAAGAGTTTCTTCAACGTTTCAAG CTTCTATCAGGACTTCTAGTTAAGAGGCTCGACAACACCTATATGTTTTTCCATCCTTCCTTCAGAGAGTGGCTCATCAGGCGAGATGATGGGGAGAGCAACAAGTTTATCTGTGATCTAAG GTCAGGACATGCCGGCATTGCCCTGCGCCTGTCTCGCCTGCAAGTGCCTCTAGATGCTGAGCGCACTCTTGAGCTGGGCCATCACATCCTCAAGGCCCACCTCTACAAGAACATGACACTGCACAAGAACTCCTCTCGGGATTTGCAGGCACATTGGATAGCTTCTGTATCAGCTGATGTATCCGAGGCACTTTGCTCCTTACGTAACATCTACAGCCCTAACGTCAAG GTGTCCCGTCTGCTCCTGTTATCTGGTGCGAACGCTGATCATACCACCGAGTTTCTGGGTCAGGCACCAGCACTATGTCTGTTTGCCCATGAGGGTGCCGGGGAAATGGTGTCACTTCTTCTGGAATTTGGAGCAACTCTGGATAGTCCCAATAGTCAGGGTTGTACTGCACTAGGGCTGGCAGGAGGGCGGGGTCACATGGAGGTTGTCAGGCTGTTGGTGGGTGCTGGTGCCTCCCTGGGTCGCAGTGATACTGCTGGCAG ATGCGCTCTGGTCCATGCTGCTCGTAACGGACACCTGGATGTTGTAGCATACTTACTGGCCTGTGACTGGGTCATGACGCCAGATGCTGCAGATGTGGAGCTCAGAGAGGCAGCTCAGCAAGCTTTAGTTGCAGCTGCAGCCCAGGGACACAATGAG ATTGTGGAGTACCTGCTGGACATGTCAGAAGTGGTGCCGGACGGTCAAGACTCTCTGACTGGTGAAACAGCACTAACCGTGGCTGCGTGTAATGGTTGTCACTCAGTCTGCTCTACACTGCTCAATCGTGGTGCCAATATTGCAGTGCCAAACCAGAAG GACATGACAGCACTACTTCTAGCTGTGCGGGAAGGTCATTGGGCAGTGGCCGAGAGACTACTGCAGCATCACGCCCCCCTGGAGCAAGCTGACAGCCAGGGTCGCACACCACTAATGATGGCAGCTGCAGAGAGCCATGTGGGATTGTTAGAGTTGCTTCTTGATAAG GGAGCGGATCTTACACGAGAGGACTGTGATGGGTTGACTGCGCTGGGTTGGGCATGCGTGCGCGGGCGAGGTCAAGCAGCTCAGGTGTTGCTCGACCGCGGCGCAGAGATCAATAAGGCGGACAAGACTGGCAGAATACCTTTGGATCTGGCTGCTGCTCAAGGCAATCCCACTCTGGTTCAG aTGCTACTGGAACGAGGAGCAATGCTAGAGCATGTGGATATGAGCGGCATGCGACCCCTGGACCGAGCTATTGCATGTCGTAACGTGCCTGTGGTGCAGACTTTTCTGCGACGAGGTGCCAAGTTGGGTCCCACTACATGGACCATGGCCAATGGCAAAATTGACATTAT GCTTGTGCTCCTCAACAAACTACTCGAAGATGGGAATGTTCTCTACCGCAAAGGGAGACTCAAAGAGGCAGCCCATCGGTACAACTATGCCCTGAACAAGTTCCCTCCTGTTGAAACTCTGGATGCCACCTTCCATCAGCTGCGAATAAACTTCCTCCTTAACAACTCTCGCTGCAAGCGCAAACTAAAT